A region of Vanessa cardui chromosome 1, ilVanCard2.1, whole genome shotgun sequence DNA encodes the following proteins:
- the LOC124533632 gene encoding uncharacterized protein LOC124533632 isoform X2 → MLSMDSKKPVSSRQLWKHNVSMQRITLLVFAAIVAMAMAGQYYVPRSYYVIDAEGHASAPVPLRRLRRSLNPYPYPYGGGSSANANANANARADSNGSGASANANANANARATSGWQLPTWAYGSGNPNALRH, encoded by the exons ATGCTAAGTATGGACTCGAAAAAGCCAGTTTCATCCCGGCAACTGTGGAAGCACAACGTCAGCATGCAACGCATCACTCTGTTAGTGTTCGCAGCCATCGTGGCCATGGCTATGGCAG GGCAGTACTATGTTCCTCGTTCGTACTACGTAATAGATGCTGAGGGTCACGCGTCTGCCCCGGTGCCCCTACGGAGGTTACGACGTTCCCTGAACCCCTACCCGTACCCCTATGGTGGCGGTAGCAGTGCCAACGCTAATGCAAACGCGAATGCTCGTGCTGACTCCAATGGCT cgGGAGCCAGCGCTAATGCCAACGCGAATGCCAACGCTCGCGCCACTAGTGGATGGCAATTACCTACTTGGGCTTACGGCTCTGGAAACCCCAACGCTCTCAG GCACTAA
- the LOC124533632 gene encoding uncharacterized protein LOC124533632 isoform X1 — translation MLSMDSKKPVSSRQLWKHNVSMQRITLLVFAAIVAMAMAAGQYYVPRSYYVIDAEGHASAPVPLRRLRRSLNPYPYPYGGGSSANANANANARADSNGSGASANANANANARATSGWQLPTWAYGSGNPNALRH, via the exons ATGCTAAGTATGGACTCGAAAAAGCCAGTTTCATCCCGGCAACTGTGGAAGCACAACGTCAGCATGCAACGCATCACTCTGTTAGTGTTCGCAGCCATCGTGGCCATGGCTATGGCAG CAGGGCAGTACTATGTTCCTCGTTCGTACTACGTAATAGATGCTGAGGGTCACGCGTCTGCCCCGGTGCCCCTACGGAGGTTACGACGTTCCCTGAACCCCTACCCGTACCCCTATGGTGGCGGTAGCAGTGCCAACGCTAATGCAAACGCGAATGCTCGTGCTGACTCCAATGGCT cgGGAGCCAGCGCTAATGCCAACGCGAATGCCAACGCTCGCGCCACTAGTGGATGGCAATTACCTACTTGGGCTTACGGCTCTGGAAACCCCAACGCTCTCAG GCACTAA